The Polaribacter sp. MED152 region GTTAATGAAACAAATAGATAAAAATCATCCAGTAGCCATGTGTAATGGAGATCTTTTATTCATTGATATTATAGCAGATGAGTGCCCAGATGTAGATATCTATGGTACAAATATGTATAGAGGTAAATCGTTTGGAGATGCTTTTGAAGAAGTAAAAAATAAATTGAACAAGCCAATTCTGTTTACAGAATTTGGTGTAGATGCTTTTAATGCACTTGAGAAAAAAGAAGATCAACAAATGCAATCTTTTTATGTTTTAGAAAACTGGAAAGAAATTTATACAAATGCTTATGATTTAGGAAAATCGGGCAATTCTATTGGCGGGTTCACTTTTCAATTTAGTGATGGTTGGTGGAAACTTGGTCAAACTATCAATTTAAATAAGCATGATGAAGAAGCAAATTGGACGAATAATGGCTATACATTAGATACTAAAAATAATAGTCCAAATATGAATGAGGAATGGTTTGGAATTGCTGCCAAAGGTTTTTCAAATGAGGAAGGTTTGTATCAATTATACCCAAGAGCAGCCTACTATGTATTGCAGCAAGCACATCAAATTAATCCTTTTAGTAAAGGAATATCAGTAAAAAAAATAGAGCGTAAGATTTGTAAAATAAATCAAAAGAAAGCGGTTAAAAAAGGCTTAGCGAATAAAAAGCTTTTAGAAATTACACAAAAACAATAAACAACCAATATAAAAATATATTTATACTAATTATATGAATACAGATTTAAACCCTCAAGTTAAAGGTGAATTAGTAACCTTAGCCAACGAATCTTATTACAAAATTTCTAATAGTCACACAATGCGTCCTTTTTTTATGACGATTGTTTCAGACTCAAATCATTGGATGTTTATTTCAAGTAATGGTGGTCTTACTGCTGGTAGAAAAAATGCAGAATATGCTCTTTTTCCTTATTATACAGATGATAAGATTACAGATTTAGCAGAAACTACAGGTTGTAAAAGTATATTTCATATTACTAAAAATGGTAAGAAAAACTTGTGGGAACCATTTTCTGAGAGACAAGCAGGAATCTACAATATCAAAAGAAATATCTACAAAAACATTTACGGTAACAAGGTTATTTTTGAGGAAATAAACGAGGATTTAGAAGTTTCATTCAAGTATGAGTGGAACTCAAGTGATGAATTTGGTTTTGTAAGAAAAGCAACCTTTGTAAATAATTCTTCAGATAATTTAGAAGTTTCTTTATTAGATGGTGTACAAGATGTTATACCCTATGGAGTAGGTTCAGATATTCAAGGTATTCGTAGTAATTTAGTTGATGCTTATAAAAAATGCGAACTTGAAAAAGATTCTGGTTTAGGTATTTTTAGTTTAAGTGCTATAATTGTAGATAAAGCTGAACCTAGTGAAGCTTTAAAGGCAAATTTAATTTGGTCTTTAGGTTTAGAGAATCCGAAACATTTATTGTGTTCATTACAATTAAACAATTTTAGAAGAGGTATTGACCTTAAAGAAGAGGTAGATGTTAAGGCAGAAAAAGGTGCTTATTTATTAAATAGTTCAATTTCTGTTGCTGCAAGCTCAGAAAAATCTTGGTTATTGGTTGCAAACGTAAACCAAACCGTTTCTGATGTTGTTCGAATTTCTGAACTGATTAAAAGTGATAAAGATGTAGCTGATATCTTACAGCAAAGCATTAATTCAGGTACAGAAAATTTGATAAAATTAGCTGCAGCTTCAGACGGATTGCAATTGTCTAATGATGCTCTTGTGAATACAAGACATTTTTCGAATACGCTTTTTAATATAATGAGAGGTGGAATTTTTGATGACAATTATACCATAGAAAAAGATGATTTTGTAACCTATTTAACAAAGGCAAACAAGCCATTAAGTGAGCTTAAAGCTGATTTATTAGCCAATTTACCTGAAACTTTTTCATTACAACATATTAAAGAATTAGCAGATAATGATGCTAACAAAGATTTTAAAAGACTTTGTTTAGAATACTTACCATTAAAATTTAGTAGAAGACATGGTGATCCA contains the following coding sequences:
- a CDS encoding glycoside hydrolase family 2 TIM barrel-domain containing protein produces the protein MKTSTKYLLIFLICLFAHQTNAQKQTEVSIVSDDLGMKLKVNGKDFMINGMNWDYIPIGTNYSFSLWNQSDDFIKKALESEMSLLKDMGVNAIRVYTGIQPKWISYIYKTYGIYTMLNHSFGRYGVTINEVYKPVTDYRDKATKELLLQEVSSLANEYKNTEGLLLYLLGNENNYGLFWAGAETEDFPDDAEMKKAMGEKRGRPMYKLFNEAALLMKQIDKNHPVAMCNGDLLFIDIIADECPDVDIYGTNMYRGKSFGDAFEEVKNKLNKPILFTEFGVDAFNALEKKEDQQMQSFYVLENWKEIYTNAYDLGKSGNSIGGFTFQFSDGWWKLGQTINLNKHDEEANWTNNGYTLDTKNNSPNMNEEWFGIAAKGFSNEEGLYQLYPRAAYYVLQQAHQINPFSKGISVKKIERKICKINQKKAVKKGLANKKLLEITQKQ